ATCTTCAATTGAACCAAAAAAGTTTGGCGTCTGAATTATCAATGCCGCGGCGCTTTTTGTTAATTTAGCTTTTACTTGGTCCAGATCAAGTTGGCTATCTTTATAACCTAGCTCAACTACACTGTAATCCCGGTCCATTGCATAAGTTCTTAGAACTGTCCGATAGTTAGGATGGACAGAGCTTGCCACTAAAATTTCGCGCCTGCCAGTAACACCCGCAGCCATCATCGCCGCTTCTGCTGCTGCCGTTCCACCATCATATAGCGAAGCATTAGCAACAGCCATCCCGGTAAGCTCGGCAATCATACTCTGGTATTCCCATAGTGCCTGGAGATAACCTTGGGAAATTTCCGGCTGATATTGCGTATAGGCAGTGTAAAACTCAGAGCGGCGCAGTATATGATCGACTACGCTAGGGAGGTAGTGGTCGTACGCTCCCGCCCCAAGGAAATATGTATACTCAGCAGCATTAACATTAGCTTCGGCCAAGGCGGCGATATGGCTCGCGAGTTCAGGCTCTGACAAAGCCGCTGGGATATTTAACGAATGATCCATACGAAGCTCGGCCGGAATATCATTAAAAAGTTCCTCTACAGACTTTACACCAATGCCGTCAAGCATGGCCTTCCGGTCTTCCTCGGTATGTGGAAGATAGCTCCAAGCCATTTAGTGATCTCCTTCCTCAGCTATCAGTTTTTCATATTCATCACTGCTCAAAAGTTTATCGAGATCATTACTATCGGAAATATCAACTACCGCTATCCAACCATCGCCATAGGGGTCTTGGTTTACCATTTCAGGTGAGTCGGCAAGAGCTTCATTTATTTGAACAACTTGGCCCGATACCGGCGAATAAACATCGGATACGGCTTTAACAGATTCTACAACCGAAAAACCGCTGTCCACAGTAATTTGAGCGCCAACTTCAGGAAGTTCTACGAACACAACGTCACCAAG
Above is a window of Veillonellaceae bacterium DNA encoding:
- the gcvH gene encoding glycine cleavage system protein GcvH, translating into MNIPKELKYSKDHEWVKVDGNRVTIGITDYAQIQLGDVVFVELPEVGAQITVDSGFSVVESVKAVSDVYSPVSGQVVQINEALADSPEMVNQDPYGDGWIAVVDISDSNDLDKLLSSDEYEKLIAEEGDH